TTCTGGCTCGACCGCTCCGCCGCGACGCTCCGCGCCGGCGGCAAGCGGCTCGTACCCATGCTGCTGCGCCGGCGCCTCGTGCAGCGGAAGCTCGTGGAGGCGATCTGCAGCTACGCCTCCGCCGAGCTGCGCGCCGCGGCGGCCGACGACGCCCATCCCCTGCGCCGCACGGTCTTCGGCGCGATCCGCGGCTTCGGCGAGCGCATCGTCGCGGGCGACGAGCGGGCCCTCGCGCAAGCGGACGCGCTCCGGCGGGCATTGGTCGAGTCGTTGGACGCCGACCCGCTCGTCCGGAGCGCGCTCGCCGAGCTGCGGCGCCAGCTCGAGGAGGACCTCACGAACGACGCGAGCGCCCTCTCCGACCTCGTCGACCGGCGCTTGCGAACCACGATCGTCGACTGGCTCGACGATCCCGAGCGACGCGCCTGGTTCGACGGCTGGGTGCGCACGATGAGCCAGGATCTCCTGCGCCGGCACCATCACCAGATCGGCCGCACGGTCCGCGACTACCTCGACAAGCTGAAGGACGCGGAGCTCGTCGAGCGCATCGAGGCGCGGGTCGGCGCCGATCTCCAGTACATCCGCCTGAACGGCGCCGTCATCGGCGGCCTGGTCGGCGTGTTGCTCGCCGTGCTGCATGCCCTCTTCGGCCATTGAGACCGCCGGAGGATCGTCCCGCGGGTTCGGCGGGCAATCCTACTGGTTCAACTCGTCGAGGGTCATCGAGAAGCTCGGCGCGAACGTGTCGAGGAAGTAGCGCACCTCGGGCGCGACGAGCGCGCGGACGTCGCGCTCGAGCACCTGCGCGGCCTTCCGGAAGTCGTCGTTGCCGGCGCGGATCTCCTCGAGGCACTTGAGGTACGCCGTGAGCTTGTCGGCGGCCTTCACGAGCGCCCACTCGGCGGCGTCGGCCTCGGCGGGAAAGAGCAGCGCCGTGAAGCTCGGCGCGAGCTCGGCGGGAAGCATGCTCTTCAGCCGCTCGTTGGCGACCTTTTCGATCACGCCATGCGCGGCGCGGATTTCGGGATTGAAGTGCTTGATCGGCGCCACGACGTCGCCGGTGATGACCTCGGCCGCGTCGTGGTAGAGCGCGAGCGTCGCCGCCCGCTCCGGCCGCACGCTGCCGCCGAAGCGCGTGTTGCGGATGACGGCGAGCGCGTGTGCCAGCATGGCGACCTGGAGGCTGTGCTCCTGCAGACTCTCCACGTGGGTGTTCCGCATGAGGCCCCACCGCTTCACGAAGCGCATGCGGGCGAGATAGGCGAAGAAGTGGCTCATGCGTGGCTCCTCCTCGATCGCACGAGGCTAACCACAGCGCCCCGATGCGCGCCAGGCGCGCGACAGCGGCTGCCGCCGCCTCGCGGCCCTACCCGCTCCGCGCGTGGGCGCGGAAGAACTCGAGGATGCGCGCCGTCGCGTCGGCCGGCCAGGTGTGCCCCTGCGCGCCGGTGCAGACCACCACGTCGGCGGCGCAGCCCGCCGCGGCGCGACATCCGACGGCGGCCGTATCGCCCGCGTCCTCGGCGCAGCCGTTCGCGCGCCGCCACCACGCGGCCGCGCCGGTCGTGAGCCGCAGCGGCACCACCCGGTCGGCCGCGCCGTGGAAGAAGAGCATCGGCACCGGCGCGGGCGGCGCGCAGCCGTCGAGCGGACGGGCTCCCGCGACCGGCGCCGCCGCGGCGATCCGCCCGCCGAGCGTGCACGCCAGCAGGTTCGCGAAGAAGCCGCCGTTCGAGAATCCGGTCGCGTAGACGCGTCGCCGGTCGACGCAGCGCTCGGCTTCGAGCGCGTCGAGGAGCGCCGCCACGAAGGCGGTGTCGCGCGTGTCGCCAGGCGCAAGGTCCCAACCGCGACCGACGCCGTCGAGGAGGCGGACGTCGTCGCGGCCGTCGGCGTGCACCGCGATGTAGTCGCCGCGCGCGACCCCGGCGACGAAGCCGTCGCCCGCGCGGAGGCCGGCCGCGGAATGGCGGAAGCCGTGGAAGGCGAGAAGCACGGCGCGCGGCTGGTCCGCCGGTCCCTCCGCGGCGTCGACGAGGTAGCGGCGCTCTTCGCCGTCGACCGTGACCAGGCGCTCGACGCCGACGAGCGCCGCGGCCGCCCCGGCCCGGCACCCGACCGAAAGCTCCGCCGCGGCGCTCGCCGAAGGCGCGCGGCCATGAGCTCCGGGCGTCGTCGACGACCGGCACCCCGCGACGACCGGGACCGCCAGCACGAGCACCGACACACCGAGCAGACGGACCCACGCGAGCCACGGCGCGTCCGCGAAGCGCTCGGCCGCGAGGGCGTGGGCGCGCGGGTCGTCGCCGACGGTCGATCCGAGGAGTGTCACGCGCGGAGCGTGCTCCAGCTCGGCGGCAATTTCAACGAACGCCGCGCGCGCCCGCGCGAGCCGTACCGCCCCGACGAGTACGCGCCCGCGCGCGGCCGAGCCTCAGCCGTGCTCGAGGGCCCCCGGCCAGGCCGCGATCCCCTCGACGACGTTGTAGACGTCGGACCGGCCCCGCCACACCAGGTAGGCGGTCGCGTCGAGGGAGCGGATGCCGTGCTCACAGTGGACGACGAGCGGACCGGCGAGCCCGAGCACCTCGTCGACCCGCGCGACGAGCTCGTGCAGCGGCACGAGCCGGGCGCCCGGCAGACGGTGCGAGCGGAACTCGCCCTCCGTCCGCACATCGACGATGGAGCACGCGCGCCCCGCGGCGAGCCACGCTGCGAGCTCCGCGCAACGGAGCGGCCGCACCTCGGCGGCGCAGGCGCCGAGCTCGCCCGCGGTCGGGAGCGCTTCCGGGTCGCGGGTCGGCCGATCGCGGGGGATCACGCCCGGCTCCGAAAGACGCCGAACGCGCTCGTGTACCCGTGCAGGAACGTCCGCCCGTGCACCGGCCCGATCTCGCCGTTGCAGAAGAACCCGCCGAGCGGCACCCGTCCGAGATGGCGCTGAAAGGTCCGCGTGTCGTGGTCCGGCGTCCCGTAGAGCTGCGCGCCCCGCCCGAGACACGAGAAGATCAGCGCACCCGTCGGGCGGCCGTGCGGACGCTCGCCGTAGCGCGCCAGCACCGCGTCGAGGTCATGGGCCGACGTCGCCGCGTCGCGCAAGTGGAACTGCACGACCATCCCGGTCCTGAGCGCCGCGCCGACCGCGATCGCCCCCGACTTGCCGTCGATACCGAGGAGGTTCCGGATGAGGAAGTCGCCCTGGCGGTACGCCTCCTGCTCCTGCATCACGACCCCGAGGAAGAGCGAGTTCGCGAAGAGCTGCCGATCGCGCGGATCCGCCTCGGCGACGAGTTGCTGCAGCACCGCCAGCGCGGGCTTGCCGTCGAGCGCGTGGAGCACGTTCTGATCGGCGCGGGTCACGAACATCGGCTCGCCTATCGGCCGGCAGCCCTGCGCGACCACCGTGTCGAGCTCGAGGTTACCCATGAGCGCGACGCCCACCGCGCCCGACCGGTGGACCGCGTCGCCGAGAAAGAGCGCGTTCGCTCCCGGCTCGCGGCCGCCGCTCGCGAGGCCGCCGATCTTCGGGCTCGCCGGATACGCGGCGTCGAGACCCGCCACCAGCGTCTCCGCATCGAAGGTGAAGGGATCCGGCAGCAGCACGAAGGCGGGACGGCGGGCCGCCGCGACACCGATGGCGCGCTCCCACGCCTCGGGCGCCGCCGTCCGCGATGGCTGCTCGTCGCTCTCGAGATGGAAGGGCCACACCTCCACCCCCGGAAGCACCGCAGCCGTGAGCGACACACCCGCCTGGCGCTCGACCTCGCGCCCGCCGCCGATCACGCTCCCCGCCGAGCACCCGAGCGCGAAGCGCGGCGCCAGCGTCGCGCGCACGAGCGCCGGCAGCCGCTCGTACTCGCGTTGATGGTGCTCGGACACGAACGCGGCCACGAGATCGGCGGTCGCGCCGGCGAGGTCGGCCGCGATCGCCTCCGCGGCTTCGCGCACCGCGGCGTCGAGCGGCGTCGCCGTCGAGACCGCGGAGATCCAGCGCATGCGAGATCCCTAAGCAGAATACGCGCGAGCCGCAAGCGCGGGCGGGCTTGAGAGTCGCGAGCCGACGGCGTATGCGCCGACCATGCGGAGCGACGTCACGTTTGCGAGCGAGGGCACCACGTGCCGAGGCTGGCTCTACCTCCCTGACCATCGCGCCCCCGGCGCTCGCGCACCGGCGATCGTGATGGCGCACGGCTTCGCCGGCGTGAAGGAGATGCGCCTCGACCGCTTCGCCGAGGCGTTCGCGGCGGCCGGGCTCGCGAGCGTCGTCTTCGACTATCGCGGACTCGGCACGAGCGACGGCGAGCCGCGCCAGGACCTCGACCCGTACGCCCAGGTGCGCGACTACCGGAACGCGATCAGCTTCGCGCGCACGCGCCCCGAGATCGACCCCGGACGCATCGGCGTCTGGGGCTCGAGCTACAGCGGCGGCCACGCGCTCACGGTCGGCGCCTGGGACCGGCGCG
The DNA window shown above is from Deltaproteobacteria bacterium and carries:
- a CDS encoding FIST C-terminal domain-containing protein produces the protein MRWISAVSTATPLDAAVREAAEAIAADLAGATADLVAAFVSEHHQREYERLPALVRATLAPRFALGCSAGSVIGGGREVERQAGVSLTAAVLPGVEVWPFHLESDEQPSRTAAPEAWERAIGVAAARRPAFVLLPDPFTFDAETLVAGLDAAYPASPKIGGLASGGREPGANALFLGDAVHRSGAVGVALMGNLELDTVVAQGCRPIGEPMFVTRADQNVLHALDGKPALAVLQQLVAEADPRDRQLFANSLFLGVVMQEQEAYRQGDFLIRNLLGIDGKSGAIAVGAALRTGMVVQFHLRDAATSAHDLDAVLARYGERPHGRPTGALIFSCLGRGAQLYGTPDHDTRTFQRHLGRVPLGGFFCNGEIGPVHGRTFLHGYTSAFGVFRSRA
- the yfbR gene encoding 5'-deoxynucleotidase; amino-acid sequence: MSHFFAYLARMRFVKRWGLMRNTHVESLQEHSLQVAMLAHALAVIRNTRFGGSVRPERAATLALYHDAAEVITGDVVAPIKHFNPEIRAAHGVIEKVANERLKSMLPAELAPSFTALLFPAEADAAEWALVKAADKLTAYLKCLEEIRAGNDDFRKAAQVLERDVRALVAPEVRYFLDTFAPSFSMTLDELNQ